A window of Primulina tabacum isolate GXHZ01 chromosome 4, ASM2559414v2, whole genome shotgun sequence contains these coding sequences:
- the LOC142543305 gene encoding protein REGULATOR OF FATTY ACID COMPOSITION 3, chloroplastic-like, whose amino-acid sequence MALNPPRIALSGKNRIWVPADGRKHSSPSCFFPFFSQGLRLRGHSTTVAAAKKENKNINKRKKNDGHSFASNPDEATGPFPEAVLLKERKIEEDGRLMPEFSDVEERELFEFLNLELESDTGVGQMRHYEVVYLIHEKHEEEVENVNIKVQEFLNEKKGRVWRFSDWGMRKLAYKIHKAKSAHYILMNFELEAQLINDFKSMLDRDERIIRHLVMKRDKAETKDCPPPPEFQSLGSDMNDDEDDIDYDDQDFDDDEEVIIYVDDEDDSREMSGSFEINNQKPQRVG is encoded by the exons ATGGCACTAAACCCTCCTAGAATCGCGCTCAGCGGAAAGAATCGCATATGGGTGCCTGCTGATGGACGAAAGCATTCTTCTCCGTCTTGCTTTTTTCCATTCTTTTCGCAGGGTTTGAGGCTCAGGGGCCACTCAACTACTGTTGCAGCAGCCAAGAAAGAGAATAAAAACATTAATAAGAGGAAAAAAAATGATGGCCATAGCTTTGCTTCAAATCCTGATGAAGCCACGGGGCCTTTTCCTGAAGCTGTACTCCTTAAAGAG AGAAAGATTGAGGAGGATGGTCGGCTAATGCCAGAGTTTTCCGATGTAGAAGAGC GTGAACTCTTTGAATTTCTGAACCTGGAGCTTGAAAGCGACACGGGAGTAGGTCAAA TGCGTCACTATGAAGTGGTGTATCTTATTCATGAGAAACACGAGGAAGAAGTTGAGAATGTCAACATTAAGGTTCAAG AATTCTTGAATGAAAAGAAGGGCAGGGTGTGGAGATTCAGTGACTGGGGTATGCGTAAACTGGCATACAAAATACATAAAGCAAAAAGTGCCCATTATATCCTTATGAACTTTGAGCTGGAAGCCCAATTGATCAACGACTTTAAAAGCATGCTTGACAGAGATGAAAGGATCATCAGACACCTTGTGATGAAGAGAGATAAGGCTGAGACGAAGGATTGTCCACCACCACCGGAGTTTCAATCTTTAGGTTCGGATATGAATGACGATGAGGATGACATAGATTATGATGATCAGGATTTCGATGACGATGAAGAAGTTATCATCTATGTGGATGATGAAGATGACAGCAGAGAAATGAGTGGTAGTTTTGAGATAAATAACCAAAAACCACAGAGAGTAGGCTGA
- the LOC142543304 gene encoding galactokinase-like — MAKSEELPIPIFSSLEPVYGTGSQLEEAELRFARLKSKFVEFFGHPPEIYARSPGRVNLIGEHIDYEGYSVLPMAIRQDTIVAIRKCDESGAEKVLKIANVNSDKYHMCTYPADPDQEIDLKNHRWGHYFICGYKGFYDFAKSKGFDVGATLGLEVVVDGIVPTGSGLSSSAAFVCSSTIAIMAVFGTKFAKKELAQLTCECERHIGTQSGGMDQAISVMAQSGFAALIDFNPIHATEVQLPAGGTFVIAHSLAESQKAVTAATNYNNRVVECRLASIVLGIKLGLKPEEAIAKIRTLSDVEGLCVTFAGTHGSSDPVIAVKELLKEEPYSAEDIENIINEKLQTIFTNSPSSLDVLRAAKHFKLYQRAAHVYSEAKRVFAFKDTVSSKSSEEEMLKKLGDLMNESHHSCSVYYECSCPELEELVKISRDNGALGARLTGAGWGGCAVALVKENIVPQFILNLKDQFYQSRIDKGVINNRDLGLYVFASKPSSGAAIIKF, encoded by the exons ATGGCGAAAAGCGAGGAGCTGCCAATCCCCATTTTCAGTTCTCTCGAACCTGTTTATGGAACCGGGTCACAGCTAGAAGAGGCTGAACTCCGATTTGCCAGATTGAAATCCAAATTCGTCGagtttttcggccacccccctGAGATTTACGCTCGATCTCCAG ggaGAGTGAATTTGATTGGGGAGCACATAGATTATGAAGGATATTCGGTTTTGCCAATGGCTATCAGGCAGGATACCATCGTGGCAATACGCAAGTGTGATGAAAGTGGAGCGGAAAAAGTGCTAAAGATCGCTAATGTGAATAGTGACAAGTATCATATGTGCACATATCCTGCTGATCCTGATCAG GAAATTGATCTGAAGAATCACAGATGGGGTCACTATTTTATTTGTGG GTATAAAGGTTTCTATGACTTCGCAAAATCGAAAGGTTTTGATGTTGGTGCGACATTGGGACTTGAGGTTGTGGTTGATGGCATCGTCCCTACGG GATCTGGTTTATCGAGTTCTGCCGCTTTTGTTTGCTCATCTACAATAGCAATAATGGCTGTATTTGGCACAAAATTTGCTAAG AAAGAACTTGCTCAACTTACTTGTGAGTGCGAAAGACACATTGGCACTCAATCTGGTGGAATGGACCAG GCAATCTCTGTGATGGCTCAATCTGGTTTCGCAGCGCTTATTGATTTCAACCCTATTCATGCTACTGAGGTGCAGCTCCCTGCAGGTGGAACATTTGTCATAGCTCATTCATTGGCTGAATCTCAGAAAGCGGTTACTGCTGCGACTAATTACAACAACAGGGTTGTCGAATGCCGTTTAGCTTCT ATTGTCTTAGGCATAAAGCTAGGACTGAAGCCGGAGGAGGCTATAGCCAAAATCAGGACACTTTCAGATGTTGAAGGTCTGTGCGTGACATTTGCGGGCACACATGGATCTTCTGATCCAGTTATTGCTGTCAAG GAACTATTGAAAGAAGAACCTTATAGTGCTGAAGATATTGAGAACATTATAAATGAAAAGCTGCAAACTATATTTACCAATTCCCCTTCCTCCTTGGATGTGCTGAGAGCTGCCAAGCATTTTAAGTTGTACCAG AGGGCTGCACACGTTTACTCCGAAGCCAAACGTGTATTTGCTTTCAAAGATACTGTATCCTCGAAGTCTAG CGAGGAAGAAATGCTAAAAAAGCTCGGGGACCTGATGAATGAAAGCCATCATAGCTGCAGCGTGTATTACGAATGCAG CTGCCCTGAATTGGAAGAGCTTGTGAAGATTAGTCGGGATAATGGTGCTCTGGGGGCGAGACTTACGGGAGCCGGATGGGGTGGTTGTGCTGTTGCGCTAGTGAAGGAGAACATTGTTCCACAGTTTATCCTTAACTTGAAG GACCAATTTTATCAATCAAGAATTGATAAAGGGGTGATTAACAACCGCGATCTTGGCCTTTACGTTTTTGCATCCAAGCCATCGAGCGGTGCTgcaattatcaaattttag